DNA sequence from the Dunckerocampus dactyliophorus isolate RoL2022-P2 chromosome 4, RoL_Ddac_1.1, whole genome shotgun sequence genome:
GTCGCTCTCACCTCCGTTGTCATGAAAGTATGTGAACGTCTAGTCTGCAGGCTCCTGTCACACATCACATTAGACCCTCACCAATTTGCCTACAGGGCAAACAGGGGAGTTAATGACGCTGTTTCACTCTGTACTTACTTCATTCTGCAACAACTTGACTGTAAGTCCACCTATGCCCGTGTCCTATTCATTGATTTTAGCTCAGCCTTTAATACCATCCTGCCTATCAGACTGTATAATACTCTCCTGCCCATGGGTGTCAACCCCCCACTCTGTAACTGGCTGCTCAACTTCCTGTCTAACAGAACACAGTGTGTTAAAATCCAAAACAATATTTCATCAACCAAGGTCCTGAACACCGGCACGCCACAAGGTTGTGTGTTATCACCCCTGTTATTCTCCCTATACACCAACAACTGCATATCCAATTCTCCATCTGTCAAACTCCTAAAATTCGCAGACGACACCACAGTTATAGGCCTCATACACGACGAGGATGAAACATCATATTGCGACGAGGTCAAACACCTAGTACAGTGGTGTGCAGCCAGCAATCTTACACTCAACAAATCAAAAACCAAAGAACTCATAGTGGACTTCAGGAAAAAGGCAGGCCAGCACATCCCCATCTGCATTAATGATCAGGTAGCGAGTTGAAGCGAGTTGACTTTCATTCTTTAGGCACCACCATCCATCAGTCCCTGTCATGGAACCTTAACACCAGTCTCATCATTTCAAAAGCTCACCAAAGATTACACTTTCTCCGACAGCTGAGGAAATTTGGGGTCAGTCAAACAGGCATGATCCATTTCTACCGCACCACAATAGAAAGCGTGCTCACCTTCTCCATCCTGGTCTGGTATGGCAATACCACCAGCCAAGATAGGCAACAGCTGGAGAGGGTGGTACGCAGGGTCTCTAAAATCATTGGCCACAATCTTCCCACATTAGCCTCACAATACAACACCAGAATTGCCAGGAAAGCCAAGAACATCACCTCCGACCCCACTCACCCAGCACACcatctattcacactcctaccatcaggtagAAGGTACCGGAGAATCACATGCAAAACCACACATTCTAGGGACAGCACCTACCCACAAGCCATCCGCCACTTGAATATGCACTAACATTACAGGACTCCATCACCAACCTACTTACTACCTCTTCTGCCTATTTTGCACGCTGTTACTCCAGCAGCCCTGTACAACCATGCACTTTTACCattgcactttttcaatgttcGTACGCTGTTATTCCTGTCTTCTATGTACTGTTTTTGACCCCTCCTTGGTTTTGTCTCTCGAGTTGTATTGTCGTGATTGTATTGTCAAACTGTGAGCACACCAAATACATTCCTGGCAACTATATACCTATACTGTTGATATGGCTAATAAACTTGAAACTTGAAACTTGTTTTGCCACTTGTGACAAGTCGTCCAATAAAGAAAGCTgattaaaatatacagtaatccctcattaatgtgtttttttgtagaaaacctgtttacgatcttctaaatacattttttaacattattagagccatctaaacatgaaataacacccatatagtcagcTACACATTCGTTTTCAGTCAGAGAAAATACGCCATTTAAGTCAGTTTACCTTGTATgggagcagaatcgatggcggacaggaagtgacgttggggattcagagttgagtttagcttgttgtgggctatggccgcaaaagtaacccgtgttattaatattattatattattactattgtcCCTGTTGTGAGAACGTACAATAAAAtccggttgttcaagtctggtgctcaactatattaggtaatacaagtgtaaaggtgactataggggtgttatttcatgtctaaaggtctctaataatggtaaaaacagtatttagacggtcataaacagattttctatgctccaactataaaaatattctatttcttaatattgaatcctacttggcacgttggggtctggaaccaattaatagcaataaacgaggggcgactgtcGCCCTTTTACACACAGCTGGACTTGACAACTACTGATTGCAAAATTGGTTGAAGAACAACCTCAAAAATGTTTAGACAAATATCAGTCAGGCTTGTTCTTACCAGAGCTGATCTTCTGTCCGACGTGGTTGGGGATGGGACACTGGCGGCTCTCCCGGCTGTGCCACTTGTTGGTCGCCGAGTATTTACGGATGGTGAGCCGGAAGGTGTGAGGCTGCCTGCCATCTTTGCGCATCCTTAAATGCAAACAGACGTCCACCAGTACAAAAGGTTTGGCAGCCAAAGAGATTTTATGAAAAACTCCTGTGACCTCTCTATCAGGCTGCTCAGGAGCTGCTCAATCTTTTCCATCACTTCTTTAGCAGATGACATTTTCTTGAAGGAATCTTCATCGCTGAGAGACTAAAACACAAGGACACGGCCTTGTACACTGACACTTGAGTGTGAACACCCCATAAAATGTTGCACTGTACCTGGGGGGCTCCGGTGGGGGTGACTGGAGAATCATCCACGCCAAGCGATAGATTCTTCAGACGTGTTGCAGCCGGAGCTCCGAATTCTCGCACCAGGTCAGTCGGAGGGAAAAGCTGCAAGTCTTGGACGCTGACCAAGCCCAGGGCTTGAAGCCTCTTGGCAGTTTGGTGACCAACACCTGAGGAGACACCACGGTCCTGAACACACGGCAAAGTGCAAACAATACAATGGAACTTCTAAAGCCATGgttttagatcagtggttcgggactaggcctgtcacaataatagataaatcgattaatccaacgattcgataaattgacatgtgcgtatatgcgtgtgtttcatctgctcgtctctctgtgccacacaggctgcatgacaagagggttcactctgtatcTGTCGGTGCACATTGGTTCTTTCGTGGAATGAACACAcagagtgggccctcatctcattcagcctctttgtggaggcggggctactagtgagtggatagaGAGCGTTAAGCAGTGAGCTTCGTGAGGctgcatacgctaacatgaagaaggcgCAGAAGCGACGGTTTTTGAGGTGACTGCCACAGCCGCCAGCCACAATGTGGgaacatttcggttttaaacagaatgagcacggtgagcgcatgaacacagacgaccgacacggacagttttctcaactgggaaaaaaaactaccgatgtaggtgcctcgggcagcaggagccttcgtcccgacagtaaTGCTTTCTGAGgtggtttggtcggcaaataacaacaaaacagtgcaaaatggtgcgcaaAATGTGTTACGATGGtgacagcttgaccctggaacagattcttCCCTATGCTTTGACGCTTCATACCTGGTATTTTACGGAGGCCACTCAGGGCGCCCATTATGTCATCAACGCTCTCCGGCAGCAGTGTGGTTTGCTGGTTGGGTTTGAAGGTGCCCGACACCAGTTTGGCCAGCAGCTTGTTGGCGGCGATGCCGGCGCAGCCAGTTAGCCCCAGTCGGCTGTGAATGGCCTCTCTCAGCTCGGCGGCGACGTGCGACCCTAGAGCCAACTCTGGATGGCTGCTAGCTTTAGCGTCTGCATCTGCACCTGGGCGGAAAAGACATCATCGCTTGCTTACTTAGTTTAGAAACACTCAAGTGGAACGCGACTTACTTGCGGTGTTGTACACGTGGCCTTTAAATGAAAGGTTGGCCTGCGGCGTGCGTGCCAGCCTCCTCGCTATCATCTCTGTGATGTCCACATAGTTCTCGTCGAAGCCAAGCCTCTCGACCAGCGGACAGAACGACAGCAGCAGGTCTAGGTAGAGGACAAAAAGGAAAAGGGCAAACACTAGTAGTTGTCTTCATGAGTGGTCAGCTTTATCTACATCTGCgcgcactttaaaatgttgctcagCTGTTGGTGAGAAAGCACTGCTCTTTTCAATGAACTCATCGGCGCTATTAATGCCggatgagcagtttgctccttgccgctcttacaacattggttctgttctgtgttgtgcaatatacttgttaataaatggccATGCGGTTAACGAGAGCTACAATTTCCTTCtccgctttctcatgcactccaaatcattattaaagctttaaaaatatttctttattaAATACGGCATAAACCTTATGTTTCTCCGACAACAACTTAGGCCTACCTGTTACTTGATAGGACATTTCTCTATAGTGGGTCAGGTCTTCGCCTTTCACCAGCACCAGCTGAGGACACTTGTCCTTAGCATCAGTGACAGACATCAGCTTGGCGACGCCCTGCTGCCTCGCCACGTAGTTACAGGTGACGATGATGTACTTCTGCTGAATGCCTGATAGTATCAGAAACAActatgtgttatatttgtggtcaTGCCTTGTAAGATATCCTCCTGCGACcccaaaatgctgttttttttgccctCTTTAGGGGACAGGCGTTTCATACCCTTGTTGGGTATTTCCAAAACGGCTGCCACACTGTAGTGACCAGCGTGTTTGATGGGCACGCCATTTAAATTCATCCAGTTATTGTGTTTTTAGGCACGATAGTTTAGAGGTGGTTTTGGTGACAGAGTAATTTTAAGATactgaaaaacaacacatttttctgATGTATTATGTCCTCTGATGTGGACAAGTGGACTtactactagggatgtcccgatccgatcggCTACCGacccgctgtattttgaagatcggataatatcggcttccgccacgagatcgggcaggtgcagtaatgtgcctcaaagctggcTGCCACTCAACTCCTGCTGcgcgcaagaagaagaaaacccaacaccaccatgcacaCATGTTCGTGGTGTACCATGGTGAAGCTAGCGGTACTTCCCCTGTGCTCAGACTTTTGTGTCGTGGTGCGGGGAGCTGGCATGGGAAGTGCCGCTGTACAGCGGCGAAGCTACGTGGCAGTGGCCACCGATGACTCACACTTTCAGGTGttaacttattgccacccctatggaGTAATGGCTCCAATTTTCTGGCTCCACCAATGCCGCTctaaccactggttgtttatactagggaccgtcaataaattactattgcgttgaagagagtttgttaaaaaa
Encoded proteins:
- the poli gene encoding DNA polymerase iota isoform X3, encoding MLAMENSEDEVEADETEWKQDLKDSPFVVSGSLNLLKTTTPAHRVILHFDLDCFYAQVEMLRNPALRDVPLGIQQKYIIVTCNYVARQQGVAKLMSVTDAKDKCPQLVLVKGEDLTHYREMSYQVTDLLLSFCPLVERLGFDENYVDITEMIARRLARTPQANLSFKGHVYNTASADADAKASSHPELALGSHVAAELREAIHSRLGLTGCAGIAANKLLAKLVSGTFKPNQQTTLLPESVDDIMGALSGLRKIPGVGHQTAKRLQALGLVSVQDLQLFPPTDLVREFGAPAATRLKNLSLGVDDSPVTPTGAPQSLSDEDSFKKMSSAKEVMEKIEQLLSSLIERMRKDGRQPHTFRLTIRKYSATNKWHSRESRQCPIPNHVGQKISSASSDDAVVQLVSVAMKLFSKMVDTHAAFHLTLINVCFSNLQTRGPSASGRGSITSFFVHGSSPKTHRRLLIGWQRTGCR
- the poli gene encoding DNA polymerase iota isoform X4, which gives rise to MLAMENSEDEVEADETEWKQDLKDSPFVVSGSLNLLKTTTPAHRVILHFDLDCFYAQVEMLRNPALRDVPLGIQQKYIIVTCNYVARQQGVAKLMSVTDAKDKCPQLVLVKGEDLTHYREMSYQVTDLLLSFCPLVERLGFDENYVDITEMIARRLARTPQANLSFKGHVYNTASADADAKASSHPELALGSHVAAELREAIHSRLGLTGCAGIAANKLLAKLVSGTFKPNQQTTLLPESVDDIMGALSGLRKIPGVGHQTAKRLQALGLVSVQDLQLFPPTDLVREFGAPAATRLKNLSLGVDDSPVTPTGAPQSLSDEDSFKKMSSAKEVMEKIEQLLSSLIERMRKDGRQPHTFRLTIRKYSATNKWHSRESRQCPIPNHVGQKISSASSDDAVVQLVSVAMKLFSKMVDTHAAFHLTLINVCFSNLQTRGPSASGRGSITSFFVHGSSPKTHRRIRQLT
- the poli gene encoding DNA polymerase iota isoform X2 — encoded protein: MLAMENSEDEVEADETEWKQDLKDSPFVVSGSLNLLKTTTPAHRVILHFDLDCFYAQVEMLRNPALRDVPLGIQQKYIIVTCNYVARQQGVAKLMSVTDAKDKCPQLVLVKGEDLTHYREMSYQVTDLLLSFCPLVERLGFDENYVDITEMIARRLARTPQANLSFKGHVYNTASADADAKASSHPELALGSHVAAELREAIHSRLGLTGCAGIAANKLLAKLVSGTFKPNQQTTLLPESVDDIMGALSGLRKIPGVGHQTAKRLQALGLVSVQDLQLFPPTDLVREFGAPAATRLKNLSLGVDDSPVTPTGAPQSLSDEDSFKKMSSAKEVMEKIEQLLSSLIERMRKDGRQPHTFRLTIRKYSATNKWHSRESRQCPIPNHVGQKISSVVQEARRSTRLAGLADIRSEISISQQRRRSGPAGLRSYEALLQNGGHPRGLPPDPHQRVLQQPTDKRAFRQRAGLHHIFLCARLLTQNTQTAPHWLAEDRVQIIVSAHPARRLQRRPQRAHQAAMQQRSGPKPKRALLSRRKRPILSRHPAAPHVETTVTPSSLRHIDCLQMLTQMSSASSLWRSKRSFYWSHPRAPVSRVTFLQSPP